A genomic region of Cydia amplana chromosome 27, ilCydAmpl1.1, whole genome shotgun sequence contains the following coding sequences:
- the LOC134660491 gene encoding cysteine and glycine-rich protein 2-like yields the protein MENKTQDVPKKCFCARCFLPIDEKEKIEIDGQNFHRMCGTCCICRHIPAKLKMFYGHVFCDDCFKKFVLARLRGETPQVHVDSWWMQFAPGVKAQGTASEGAQQPPKPEAKPEGKPAEQPAEGKRCVCARCLQAVDDADKVEIGGQTFHCCCARCCSCHQVPKDNIKIYCGQVFCEACFNQHIMSRNRDNPTEFFRSCFEQWQNNPQFAENVRMFMESSASTHSPLIFMAPPSCRVNAEREEVESKCA from the exons ATGGAAAATAAAACTCAAGATGTACCGAAAAAATGCTTCTGCGCAAGATGTTTTCTTCCAATAGATGAAAAAGAAAAAATTGAAATCGACGGACAAAACTTCCACAGGATGTGCGGCACGTGCT GTATCTGCCGACACATCCCCGCGAAACTGAAGATGTTCTACGGCCATGTTTTCTGTGATGATTGCTTCAAGAAGTTTGTTCTTGCGAGGCTCCGCGGCGAAACTCCGCAG GTTCATGTGGATAGCTGGTGGATGCAGTTTGCACCGGGGGTCAAGGCACAGGGAACTGCTAGTGAAG GCGCGCAGCAACCACCCAAGCCGGAAGCGAAGCCGGAGGGGAAGCCAGCGGAGCAGCCCGCTGAAGGCAAGCGATGCGTGTGCGCCCGCTGCCTGCAAGCTGTCGACGACGCCGACAAGGTGGAGATTGGTGGACAGACGTTCCACTGCTGCTGCGCGAGATGCT GCTCTTGCCACCAAGTGCCAAAGGACAACATAAAGATCTACTGTGGACAAGTGTTCTGCGAGGCGTGCTTCAACCAACACATCATGAGCCGCAACAGGGACAACCCTACAGAGTTCTTCAGGAGCTGTTTTGAGCAATGGCAG AACAACCCCCAATTCGCTGAGAACGTAAGGATGTTTATGGAGAGCAGTGCGAGCACGCATTCGCCGCTGATCTTCATGGCGCCACCGAGCTGTCGGGTCAACGCGGAGCGGGAGGAAGTGGAATCCAAGT GTGCCTGA